CATCTTCTTGCCGGCGTCGTCAGCGGGGTGCGACTTGCCGGCAATAACCAGCTGGATGGGATGCTCCTTGTGCAGGAGCAGTGCCTTCAGGCGCTCAGGCTCGCGCAGCATCAGGGTGAGCCGCTTGTAGGTGGGCACGCGGCGGGCAAAACCGATGGTCAGGATGTCCGGGTCCAGGACGTTGTCCGTCCAGCCCAGCTCCGCATCAGCTGCCCCGCGCTTCTTCCAGGCAGCCCGCAGGCGGCGGCGGACGTCCTCCACCAGGGCCGCCCGCATCTCGCGCCGCAGCGCCCAGACATCGGCGTCGCTGACGTTGTAGGCGAGGTCCCACCGGCCGTTCGCCTCAGCTTCGCTGCCAAACTGGTCGCGGGCAAGCTTCGAGATGCGGCTGTCCACCCACGTGGGCACGTGCACGCCGTTCGTTACGGACGTGATGGGCACCTCGGAGTGGTCGAATCCCGGCCACAGGGCGGAAAACATCCCGCGGGAAACTTCCCCGTGCAACTTTGCGACGCCGTTGGCCCGCTGCGCGAGGCGCAGGCCCATGATGGCCATGTTGAACACGGACGGGTTCCCGTCAGCGTAGTTCTCGCGGCCGAGTTCCAGAATCCTGTCCGTGGGAACGGCGGGCGCCAGGCCGGCCTGGAAGAAGTGGTGGATCTGGGCTATCTCGAACCTGTCGATGCCGGCAGGGACCGGGGTGTGCGTGGTGAAAACAGTGGATGCCCGCCCCGCCGCAAGGGCCTCGTCAAACGTCAGCGCCTGGTCCCCGGCCATGAGTTCCTGGATTCGTTCGACGCCAAGGAAACCGGCGTGGCCCTCGTTGGTGTGGAACACCTCCGGGGCCGTGGTGCCGGTGAGCTGCTGGAAGGCGCGCAGGGCCTTGACCCCGCCCATGCCCAGCAGCAGCTCCTGCTGCAGGCGGTGGTCTCCGCCGCCACCGTAGAGGCGGTCGGTGATGCTGCGGGCAGCGTCGTCGTTGCCGGGGACATTGGAGTCCAGGAGGAGCAGGGGAACGCGTCCGACGTCGGCCCGCCAGATGTGTGCCAGCAGGCGCCGGCCGTTGGGCAGGGGAAGCGAGATCTGAAGGGGGCGTCCGATGCCGTCCGACGAAGGCTCGCGAAGCAGCGTGAGCGGCAGGCCGTCCGGGTCCAGTACCGGGTACGTCTCCTGTTGCCAGGCATCCCTGGACAGGGACTGCTTGAAGTAGCCGGCCTGGTAGAGAAGGCCAACACCGATCAGCGGCACTCCAAGGTCCGAGGCGGCCTTCAGGTGGTCGCCGGCCAGGATTCCCAGGCCGCCTGAATACTGGGGGAGCACTTCGGTGATGCCGAATTCGGGTGAGAAGTAGGCGATCGATGCAGGGGCATCCGGGCCAAGGCCCTGGTACCAGCGCGGCTCCTCGAGGTACCGGTCAAGGTCCTCCTCAGCGGCCCGCACACGTTCCACAACCGCGCGGTTCGCGGCAAGTTGCTGGAATTCTTCGCGGCTTACCATCCCAAGGAAACCCACCGGGTCCTGGCCGCTTTCTTCCCAAAGGCGGGGATTGAGCCCCGCGAAAAGTTCCCGCGTGGGGCGGTGCCAGGACCAGCGCAAGTTGCTCGCCAGGCGGGCCAGTGGCCGGATCGGTTCGGGGAGGACGGTACGGACGGTAAATCTGCGGATTGCCTTCACCTGCGTCACACTAACCGACAACATGCGCGGCCGGAACCAGCCCCGGGTTTCTTTTGGGTAAATGACAGTTGGCCGGGAAGAAATGACGGGGGACGCGCAGAAATTGGTGCGCAGGCTTAGCAATCTTGCTCTTTTCTCGCTAACGTCGAGCCTGTGACGACTAACTCAGGAACCAGCGCCGTATCAATGAAAATGTCGACCCGCCCCATCACTGATGGGCTGCGGTTCGGACGATTCCCGATTACCGCCGTGCAGCCCGTCGTGGAGGATGGCAAGTTTCCGGCCAAGGCCCTGCCCGGCGAAGGAATCGTGGTGGGCGCCACGGCTTTCCGCGAAGGGCATGACCAACTGGGTGTCAGTGCAGTGCTCTTCGACCCCGAAGGCAACGAGCGCCAGAGGGTCAGGCTCGCACCGCCGCGCGGGGAGCGCGGCATGGGAACGGACCGCTGGGAAGGCGTGCTCACGCCGTCGGAAGAGGGGAACTGGTCCTTTGCCATCGAGGCCTGGCACGACCGCTACGCCACGTGGCACCACAACGCCGAGGTGAAGGTGGCCGCCGAAATCGACGTGGAGCTGATGCTGGCGGAAGGATCCGCGCTGCTCGGCGAAGCTTCCGAAGACGACTCCCGCAGCGACTGGGACCGGGGCGTGCTCCGTGCCGCCGCCGGCAGGCTCGCCGACACGTCCCTCAGCACGGAAGAACGCCTCGGGGCCGGCTTCGGCCACGACGTAGCGGGGGTTGTGGCGCACCAGCCTATCCGCGAACTGGTGACCGTCTCCGAAAGGTTCCCGCTGAACGTTGAACGTGATCGTGCCGGGCGCGGCGCCTGGTACGAGTTCTTCCCCCGCTCCGAGGGGGCGGTCAAGGACCACACCACAGGCACCTGGACCTCCGGCAACTTCCGCACCGCTGCCAGGCGGCTGGATGCCGTCGCCGCCATGGGCTTCGATGTCCTCTACATGCCGCCCATCCACCCCATCGGCGTGCAGCACCGCAAGGGCCCTAACAACACCTTGATCGCCGGCCCCAACG
The Arthrobacter sp. PGP41 genome window above contains:
- the glgP gene encoding alpha-glucan family phosphorylase, encoding MKAIRRFTVRTVLPEPIRPLARLASNLRWSWHRPTRELFAGLNPRLWEESGQDPVGFLGMVSREEFQQLAANRAVVERVRAAEEDLDRYLEEPRWYQGLGPDAPASIAYFSPEFGITEVLPQYSGGLGILAGDHLKAASDLGVPLIGVGLLYQAGYFKQSLSRDAWQQETYPVLDPDGLPLTLLREPSSDGIGRPLQISLPLPNGRRLLAHIWRADVGRVPLLLLDSNVPGNDDAARSITDRLYGGGGDHRLQQELLLGMGGVKALRAFQQLTGTTAPEVFHTNEGHAGFLGVERIQELMAGDQALTFDEALAAGRASTVFTTHTPVPAGIDRFEIAQIHHFFQAGLAPAVPTDRILELGRENYADGNPSVFNMAIMGLRLAQRANGVAKLHGEVSRGMFSALWPGFDHSEVPITSVTNGVHVPTWVDSRISKLARDQFGSEAEANGRWDLAYNVSDADVWALRREMRAALVEDVRRRLRAAWKKRGAADAELGWTDNVLDPDILTIGFARRVPTYKRLTLMLREPERLKALLLHKEHPIQLVIAGKSHPADDAGKKMIQDLVRFTDDPEVRHRIAFLPNYDIAMARTLFPGCDVWLNNPLRPLEACGTSGMKAALNGSLNLSVLDGWWDEMYDGENGWAIPTANNGASPEERDDIEAAALYELLETQVAPRFYGSTVSAGAGAAGPSTSGAEKVPTHWVSMIKHTLSHLGPAVSAERMLRDYVNILYRPAAEAGRNASANSYSQARTLAAWTAKVRLAWPLVHVEHVDSVGVSEDPQIGDTLQVNAYVALHSLTPEDVSVEVAYGRAEESDTLTDITVMELKVQEDLGSGRHLFSGSLVIDRSGPFGYTVRVLPRHDALASKAELGLIVNA